From the genome of Geoglobus ahangari, one region includes:
- a CDS encoding ribbon-helix-helix protein, CopG family — translation MVYRTSISLDAKTSRILEELMRRTGKSASEIIRDALNSYYEFEYSQNVSKREIMIYIDFLSEGEHVIVDLEHWCAMWDELNEKADEQFWEMVAKSGQEHGIQYYNKGLRDVKSILEYMEPGNFFRVKEDGDGSYTLILSCPSEMRFIKTFLENIFRAQNIDVELRESIGKLRVVVRK, via the coding sequence ATGGTTTACAGGACGTCAATAAGCCTTGACGCAAAGACGTCCAGAATACTGGAGGAGCTCATGAGGAGAACAGGAAAGAGCGCGAGCGAGATCATCAGGGACGCGCTGAACTCCTACTACGAGTTCGAGTACTCGCAGAACGTCTCCAAGAGGGAGATAATGATCTACATAGACTTCCTCTCCGAGGGTGAGCACGTCATTGTCGATCTGGAGCACTGGTGCGCGATGTGGGATGAGCTCAACGAGAAGGCTGACGAGCAGTTCTGGGAGATGGTCGCCAAGTCAGGGCAGGAGCACGGGATTCAGTACTACAACAAGGGTCTGAGAGATGTGAAGAGCATTCTCGAGTACATGGAGCCGGGAAACTTCTTCAGGGTGAAGGAGGACGGTGATGGAAGCTACACGCTCATCCTCTCATGCCCGTCTGAGATGAGGTTCATCAAAACGTTTCTTGAGAACATATTCAGGGCTCAGAACATTGACGTGGAGCTGAGGGAAAGCATAGGGAAGCTGAGGGTTGTGGTCAGAAAATAA
- a CDS encoding SLC13 family permease yields the protein MGSDDVIREIEERVEEDFEEGGIADVLVAGEDRHEYTKRQKYSLFLGIILFAAILLIPVPSTFLESAVKSAKLSDEVLAVAEGKGLVTLKDGKISEIHDLQGLLSLIEEKDSKAHGAILKKAKDMKSVLALTVLMAVWWIGEAIPLPATALLPLVVLPMLEVSKLKEVAPSYASKVIFLFMGGFLIAAAMMKWGLHRRLALMIINAIGTSPRKVILGFMVSTAFLSMWISNTATTMMMMPIGLSIILHVAMAGEEMKRRGELKNVDFRAGHFRFGTALMLGIAYAASIGGVATIIGTPPNAVFVGTFSKLFPNAPDITFTDWLAIGVPISWTFLFIAWFVLVYLLSPPEISEIPGGKELVRRELEKLGPWSRGEKIVLAVFLLTALAWINSKPKVIGGVTIPGISSYLPFVNDYVIAMLAAILLFVIPVDFRRGEFALDWDHAKDIPWGILLLFGGGIALSSAFTKSGLANWIAEQLLFLKGVHPLVVMFAIVTLVIFLTEMTSNTAIATLMMPIMAGFALAMGEDPRFFMIPAAIAASFAFMLPVATPPNAIVFGTGYVTIPQMSRTGLVLNLIGIVFVSLLSYFLVQAVFGVVPGVAPKWVP from the coding sequence TTGGGCAGTGATGACGTTATCAGGGAGATTGAGGAGAGGGTCGAGGAGGACTTCGAGGAGGGCGGGATTGCAGACGTGCTTGTGGCTGGAGAGGACAGGCACGAGTACACCAAGAGGCAGAAGTACTCCCTTTTCCTTGGGATCATCCTCTTTGCGGCGATACTCCTGATCCCCGTTCCGTCCACGTTCCTTGAGAGTGCGGTCAAGTCTGCGAAGCTCAGCGATGAGGTGCTCGCAGTTGCTGAGGGCAAGGGGCTCGTGACCCTCAAGGACGGGAAGATCTCCGAGATCCACGACCTTCAGGGCCTGCTGTCCCTGATAGAGGAGAAGGACTCCAAGGCTCATGGAGCGATACTGAAGAAGGCCAAGGACATGAAGAGCGTTCTGGCCCTCACAGTGCTGATGGCGGTGTGGTGGATTGGCGAGGCCATTCCCCTGCCGGCAACGGCTCTGCTGCCCCTCGTCGTCCTGCCGATGCTTGAGGTTAGCAAGCTCAAGGAGGTCGCTCCGAGCTACGCGAGCAAGGTGATTTTCCTCTTCATGGGTGGATTCCTCATAGCCGCTGCGATGATGAAGTGGGGCCTCCACAGGAGGCTCGCCCTGATGATCATCAACGCCATAGGGACGAGCCCGAGGAAGGTAATTCTGGGGTTCATGGTCTCTACAGCTTTCCTGAGCATGTGGATCTCAAACACGGCGACGACCATGATGATGATGCCGATCGGCCTCTCCATAATACTGCACGTCGCAATGGCAGGGGAGGAGATGAAGAGGAGGGGTGAGCTCAAGAACGTGGACTTCAGAGCGGGGCACTTCAGGTTTGGGACTGCCCTGATGCTGGGAATCGCATACGCGGCATCGATTGGAGGTGTCGCGACGATAATCGGCACCCCTCCAAACGCGGTCTTCGTTGGCACCTTCTCAAAGCTCTTCCCGAACGCCCCTGACATCACATTCACCGACTGGCTGGCCATAGGCGTTCCGATCTCATGGACCTTCCTGTTTATAGCGTGGTTCGTGCTCGTCTACCTCCTCAGCCCGCCGGAAATAAGCGAAATTCCGGGAGGCAAGGAGCTCGTCAGGAGGGAGCTGGAGAAGCTCGGGCCATGGAGCAGGGGGGAGAAGATCGTCCTTGCTGTCTTCCTGCTTACCGCTCTGGCGTGGATAAACAGCAAGCCCAAGGTCATCGGAGGCGTGACCATTCCCGGTATAAGCAGCTACCTGCCGTTCGTGAATGACTACGTTATCGCCATGCTCGCGGCCATACTGCTCTTCGTGATTCCTGTCGACTTCAGGAGGGGCGAGTTCGCCCTCGACTGGGATCACGCCAAGGACATTCCGTGGGGCATACTGTTGCTGTTTGGAGGTGGCATAGCTCTCAGCTCGGCCTTCACGAAGAGTGGGCTTGCCAACTGGATCGCAGAGCAGCTGCTGTTCCTCAAGGGCGTTCACCCGCTCGTGGTGATGTTCGCGATAGTCACCCTCGTAATCTTCCTGACCGAGATGACCTCCAACACGGCCATAGCGACGCTCATGATGCCGATCATGGCTGGATTCGCGCTGGCAATGGGCGAGGATCCCAGGTTCTTCATGATCCCGGCAGCGATAGCGGCGAGCTTCGCCTTCATGCTCCCAGTGGCCACGCCGCCAAACGCCATCGTCTTCGGAACCGGCTATGTGACAATACCGCAGATGTCGAGGACGGGTCTGGTGCTGAACCTGATCGGCATAGTCTTCGTGTCGCTGCTCAGCTACTTCCTAGTGCAGGCAGTGTTTGGCGTTGTACCGGGTGTGGCTCCCAAGTGGGTGCCTTGA